One part of the Arabidopsis thaliana chromosome 1 sequence genome encodes these proteins:
- the REV3 gene encoding recovery protein 3 (recovery protein 3 (REV3); CONTAINS InterPro DOMAIN/s: DNA polymerase, family B (InterPro:IPR022762), DNA-directed DNA polymerase, family B, exonuclease domain (InterPro:IPR006133), Polynucleotidyl transferase, ribonuclease H fold (InterPro:IPR012337), DNA-directed DNA polymerase, family B, conserved site (InterPro:IPR017964), DNA-directed DNA polymerase, family B (InterPro:IPR006172), DNA-directed DNA polymerase, family B, conserved region (InterPro:IPR006134); BEST Arabidopsis thaliana protein match is: DNA binding;nucleotide binding;nucleic acid binding;DNA-directed DNA polymerases;DNA-directed DNA polymerases (TAIR:AT5G63960.1); Has 6179 Blast hits to 5524 proteins in 1389 species: Archae - 386; Bacteria - 883; Metazoa - 612; Fungi - 614; Plants - 201; Viruses - 2029; Other Eukaryotes - 1454 (source: NCBI BLink).), whose protein sequence is MADSQSGSNVFSLRIVSIDYYMASPIPGYNICYSSFQGSEVNEVPVIRIYGSTPAGQKTCLHIHRALPYLYIPCSEIPLEHHKGVDGSTLALSLELEKALKLKGNAASKRQHIHDCEIVRAKKFYGYHSTEEAFVKIYLSYHPPDVARAASLLLAGAVLGKSLQPYESHIPFILQFLVDYNLYGMGHVHISKMKFRSPVPHHFRPRRFDLDDCPGQRIDEVAITKANSSAAASVSFPVWSLSTIPGQWMWNLSEESDTPLSQSQHRHQHHYRRQSLCELEGDATSSDILNQQFKMYNSLSQAQSDTNMVQSLVAIWEEEYERTGVHDAPIPPDPGKPSAADVLQTMSDYVGFGNMLKEMLNKVELSPPGMKPTAVSSAGPDMHAKPEITDLQALNHMVGTCSEFPASEQLSPLGEKSEEASMENDEYMKTPTDRDTPAQIQDAEALGLFKWFASSQAAEDINSDDEILRETILSPLLPLASINKVLEMASTDYVSQSQKECQDILDSQENLPDFGSSTKRALPSNPDSQNLRTSSDKQSLEIEVASDVPDSSTSNGASENSFRRYRKSDLHTSEVMEYKNRSFSKSNKPSNSVWGPLPFTLTKNLQKDFDSTNASDKLGLTKISSYPMNEMTDNYIVPVKEHQADVCNTIDRNVLAGCSLRDLMRKKRLCHGESPVSQHMKSRKVRDSRHGEKNECTLRCEAKKQGPALSAEFSEFVCGDTPNLSPIDSGNCECNISTESSELHSVDRCSAKETASQNSDEVLRNLSSTTVPFGKDPQTVESGTLVSSNIHVGIEIDSVQKSGREQESTANETDETGRLICLTLSKKPPSLDCLSAGLQDSAHSHEIHAREKQHDEYEGNSNDIPFFPLEDNKEEKKHFFQGTSLGIPLHHLNDGSNLYLLTPAFSPPSVDSVLQWISNDKGDSNIDSEKQPLRDNHNDRGASFTDLASASNVVSVSEHVEQHNNLFVNSESNAYTESEIDLKPKGTFLNLNLQASVSQELSQISGPDGKSGPTPLSQMGFRDPASMGAGQQLTILSIEVHAESRGDLRPDPRFDSVNVIALVVQNDDSFVAEVFVLLFSPDSIDQRNVDGLSGCKLSVFLEERQLFRYFIETLCKWDPDVLLGWDIQGGSIGFLAERAAQLGIRFLNNISRTPSPTTTNNSDNKRKLGNNLLPDPLVANPAQVEEVVIEDEWGRTHASGVHVGGRIVLNAWRLIRGEVKLNMYTIEAVSEAVLRQKVPSIPYKVLTEWFSSGPAGARYRCIEYVIRRANLNLEIMSQLDMINRTSELARVFGIDFFSVLSRGSQYRVESMLLRLAHTQNYLAISPGNQQVASQPAMECVPLVMEPESAFYDDPVIVLDFQSLYPSMIIAYNLCFSTCLGKLAHLKMNTLGVSSYSLDLDVLQDLNQILQTPNSVMYVPPEVRRGILPRLLEEILSTRIMVKKAMKKLTPSEAVLHRIFNARQLALKLIANVTYGYTAAGFSGRMPCAELADSIVQCGRSTLEKAISFVNANDNWNARVVYGDTDSMFVLLKGRTVKEAFVVGQEIASAITEMNPHPVTLKMEKVYHPCFLLTKKRYVGYSYESPNQREPIFDAKGIETVRRDTCEAVAKTMEQSLRLFFEQKNISKVKSYLYRQWKRILSGRVSLQDFIFAKEVRLGTYSTRDSSLLPPAAIVATKSMKADPRTEPRYAERVPYVVIHGEPGARLVDMVVDPLVLLDVDTPYRLNDLYYINKQIIPALQRVFGLVGADLNQWFLEMPRLTRSSLGQRPLNSKNSHKTRIDYFYLSKHCILCGEVVQESAQLCNRCLQNKSAAAATIVWKTSKLEREMQHLATICRHCGGGDWVVQSGVKCNSLACSVFYERRKVQKELRGLSSIATESELYPKCMAEWF, encoded by the exons ATGGCTGATTCTCAATCCGGTTCCAATGTTTTCAGTTTACGGATAGTTTCAATCGATTATTACATGGCTTCTCCAATCCCTGGTTATAATATTTGCTACAGTAGCTTCCAAG GTAGTGAGGTAAATGAAGTCCCTGTTATAAGGATATACGGCTCTACACCTGCTGGTCAGAAGACTTGCTTGCACATTCATCGT GCTTTACCATATCTCTATATTCCGTGCTCAGAAATTCCACTTGAGCATCATAAAGGAG tgGATGGAAGTACACTTGCTTTATCCCTTGAGTTAGAGAAGGCTCTAAAG CTTAAGGGAAATGCTGCTTCAAAAAGGCAACATATCCATGATTGTGAGATTGTAAGAGCAAAGAAGTTTTATGGGTACCACTCAACAGAGGAGGCTTTTGTGAAGATTTATCT TAGCTACCATCCACCCGATGTGGCTCGTGCTGCCAGTCTTCTTCTG GCAGGTGCTGTTCTTGGTAAAAGTTTGCAGCCTTACGAGTCTCATATTCCCTTTATTCTCCAGTTTCTG GTTGATTATAATTTGTATGGAATGGGTCATGTGCATATATCAAAGATGAAGTTCCGTAGCCCAGTGCCTCACCATTTCCGGCCAAGGAGATTTGATTTGGATGATTGTCCGGGACAAAGGATTGACGAAGTGGCTATTACAAAG GCAAATTCAAGTGCTGCTGCAAGCGTCAGTTTTCCTGTTTGGAGCTTGTCAACAATCCCAGGTCAGTGGATGTGGAATCTCTCTGAAGAATCTGATACACCGTTGAGCCAGAGCCAGCATAGGCACCAACACCATTACAGACGTCAGAGTCTCTGTGAACTTGAGGGAGATGCTACTAGTAGTG ATATTCTCAATCAACAGTTTAAAATGTACAACTCCCTTTCACAAGCCCAGTCTGATACTAACATGGTTCAGTCGCTTGTGGCAATTTGGGAG GAGGAGTATGAAAGGACTGGTGTGCATGATGCACCTATACCTCCTGATCCTGGTAAACCCTCTGCAGCTGATGTGTTGCAGACTATGTCAGATTATGTTGGGTTTGGGAATATGCTTAAAGAAATGCTAAACAAAGTTGAATTGTCTCCGCCTGGTATGAAGCCTACTGCAGTATCTTCAGCTGGTCCAGATATGCATGCCAAACCTGAAATTACTGATCTACAGGCTTTGAATCATATGGTTGGTACATGCAGTGAGTTTCCTGCATCAGAACAGCTTTCTCCACTTGGCGAGAAGAGTGAAGAAGCATCAATGGAAAATGatgaatatatgaaaacaCCCACGGACAGAGATACACCTGCTCAAATACAAGATGCTGAAGCCTTGGGTCTCTTTAAGTGGTTTGCCTCATCTCAGGCTGCAGAGGACATAAACTCAGATGATGAGATTCTCCGGGAAACTATCCTTAGTCCTCTTTTGCCTTTAGCGTCTATTAACAAGGTTCTTGAAATGGCTAGTACAGATTATGTGAGCCAATCCCAAAAGGAATGTCAAGACATTCTTGATTCTCAGGAAAATCTTCCAGACTTTGGGAGTTCGACTAAGAGAGCTTTACCTAGTAATCCTGATAGCCAGAATCTTAGAACTTCATCCGACAAACAATCTCTTGAAATAGAAGTCGCTAGTGATGTTCCAGATAGCTCCACTTCAAATGGAGCAAGCGAAAATTCATTCCGGAGATACAGAAAGAGTGATTTACATACGAGTGAAGTAATGGAGTATAAGAACAGGAGCTTCTCTAAGAGCAACAAGCCTAGCAACTCAGTATGGGGACCTTTACCTTTTACACTGACCAAAAATCTTCAGAAGGACTTTGACAGTACAAATGCTAGTGATAAACTTGGTTTAACAAAGATTAGTTCTTACCCCATGAATGAGATGACAGACAATTATATTGTTCCAGTCAAAGAACATCAAGCAGATGTTTGTAATACAATTGACAGAAACGTTTTGGCTGGATGTTCTCTGCGGGACTTGATGAGAAAAAAACGGTTATGCCATGGAGAATCGCCTGTTTCACAGCATATGAAGTCTAGGAAGGTTAGAGATTCCCGACACGGGGAAAAAAATGAGTGCACCTTGAGATGTGAGGCCAAAAAACAAGGTCCTGCTCTTTCTGCAGAATTTAGCGAATTTGTTTGTGGCGATACTCCAAATTTATCTCCTATAGATTCTGGAAATTGCGAGTGTAATATATCCACTGAGTCATCTGAACTTCATTCTGTTGATAGATGTTCAGCTAAAGAGACAGCAAGTCAAAACAGTGATGAAGTTTTAAGGAATTTGTCATCTACCACTGTTCCATTTGGTAAGGATCCACAAACTGTGGAATCAGGAACACTAGTGTCTAGCAATATACATGTTGGGATTGAAATAGATAGTGTCCAAAAATCGGGGAGGGAGCAAGAGTCAACTGCCAATGAAACTGATGAGACGGGAAGATTAATATGCCTAACCTTAAGCAAGAAGCCTCCTTCTCTCGATTGCCTAAGTGCTGGACTGCAGGATTCTGCACATTCTCATGAAATTCATGCCAGGGAAAAACAGCATGATGAATATG AGGGAAATTCCAACGACATCCCGTTTTTTCCCTTGGAGGACAACAAGGAGGAAAAGAAACACTTTTTCCAAGGAACTTCCCTTGGTATTCCCTTGCATCATCTCAATGACGGCTCCAATCTTTACCTACTGACCCCTGCCTTTTCACCCCCTTCTGTGGATTCTGTTTTACAATGGATATCGAATGACAAAG GAGACTCTAATATTGATTCAGAAAAACAACCATTACGAGATAATCATAATGATCGTGGAGCAAGTTTCACTGATCTTGCTTCTGCATCTAATGTGGTGTCTGTGTCTGAGCACGTGGAGCAGCATAATAACCTTTTTGTGAATTCAGAATCAAATGCTTATACAGAGTCGGAGATAGATCTGAAACCCAAAGGAACGTTTCTTAATCTTAACTTGCAGGCCAGTGTTTCCCAAGAGCTGTCTCAGATTTCAGGCCCTGATGGGAAATCTGGGCCCACTCCCTTAAGTCAAATGGGATTCCGAGATCCTGCGAGCATGGGTGCGGGGCAACAGCTTACAATTCTGAGTATAGAG GTTCATGCAGAGTCTAGAGGGGACCTGCGACCTGATCCACGATTTGATTCTGTCAATGTTATAGCTCTCGTCGTGCAGAATGACGATAGTTTTGTAGCTGAAGTATTTGTGCTTTTATTTAGTCCAGATAGCATTGATCAGAG AAATGTTGATGGCCTATCTGGATGCAAGTTGTCTGTATTCCTTGAAGAGAGGCAACTATTCAGATATTTTATTGAGACTTTATGTAAATGGGATCCAGATGTTCTTCTGGGCTGGGATATACAGGGCGGATCCATTGGTTTTCTAGCTGAAAGAGCTGCACAGCTTGGTATAAGATTTCTCAATAATATATCTAGGACGCCATCTCCGACCACAACAAACAATTCAGATAATAAGAGAAAACTTGGTAATAATCTGCTGCCAGATCCGTTGGTAGCTAATCCTGCTCAAGTAGAAGAAGTGGTAATTGAGGACGAGTGGGGCCGCACACATGCTAGTGGTGTTCATGTTGGAGGTAGAATTGTTCTCAATGCATGGCGTTTGATTCGCGGGGAAGTTAAACTCAACATGTACACGATTGAAGCTGTGTCAGAGGCTGTTTTGAGGCAGAAGGTTCCATCAATCCCCTATAAGGTATTGACAGAATGGTTTTCAAGTGGTCCTGCGGGTGCAAGATATAGATGCATAGAATATGTGATTCGGCGAGCAAATTTGAACCTTGAGATAATGAGCCAACTTGACATG ATAAATCGTACGTCAGAACTTGCTCGTGTTTTTGGTATAGACTTTTTCTCAGTTCTCTCCCGAGGTTCACAGTACAGAGTGGAATCCATGCTTCTGAGATTAGCACATACACAAAATTATCTTGCTATTTCTCCAGGAAACCAACAG GTTGCCTCTCAGCCAGCTATGGAATGTGTACCTCTTGTGATGGAACCAGAATCTGCCTTTTACGATGATCCTGTTATTGTGTTGGATTTTCAATCTCTTTACCCTTCAATGATTATAGCATATAATCTGTGCTTTTCTACATGTCTCGGAAAACTTGCACATTTGAAGATGAACACCCTTGGGGTCAGCTCATACTCTCTAGACCTCGATGTTCTTCAGGATTTAAATCAGATCCTACAGACCCCAAACAGTGTGATGTACGTGCCACCAGAG GTGCGTAGAGGAATTTTACCTAGGCTGCTAGAGGAGATTCTGTCTACAAGAATAATGGTGAAAAAAGCAATGAAAAAGTTGACTCCTTCAGAAGCAGTTCTTCACCGG ATATTTAATGCGAGGCAGCTTGCTTTAAAGCTGATAGCAAATGTGACTTATGGTTATACTGCTGCTGGCTTCAGTGGTCGAATGCCTTGTGCAGAGCTGGCAGATAGTATTGTCCAGTGTGGTCGTAGCACACTTGAGAAGGCTATTTCATTCGTCAATGCCAATGATAATTGGAACGCTAGAGTTGTATATGGTGACACTGATAG TATGTTTGTCCTCCTAAAAGGACGAACTGTAAAAGAAGCTTTTGTAGTCGGACAAGAGATTGCATCTGCAATAACTGAAATGAACCCACACCCAGTCACTTTAAAGATGGAGAAAGTCTATCACCCTTGTTTCCTTCTTACGAAGAAGCGTTATGTTGGGTACAGTTATGAAAGTCCCAATCAGAGAGAGCCTATATTTGATGCAAAAGGTATTGAAACTGTTCGAAGAGACACTTGTGAAGCTGTTGCGAAAACTATGGAGCAATCGTTGAGACTCTTTTTTGAACAGAAGAACATCTCTAAG GTTAAGTCGTACTTGTATAGACAGTGGAAGCGGATACTATCAGGGAGAGTGTCTCTTCAAGATTTTATCTTTGCAAAAGAAGTTCGGTTGGGTACTTACAGCACAAGAGACTCTTCACTCCTTCCTCCAGCAGCTATTGTGGCAACCAAATCAATGAAAGCAGACCCTCGGACAGAGCCACGCTATGCTGAACGAGTGCCTTATGTTGTGATTCATGGGGAGCCAGGAGCTCGACTTGTTGATATGGTTGTTGATCCACTGGTTCTTTTGGACGTCGATACACCCTACCGACTGAATGACTTATACTacatcaacaaacaaattatacCAGCTTTGCAAAGGGTATTTGGACTCGTGGGTGCAGACTTAAACCAGTGGTTTTTGGAGATGCCCCGTCTCACCAGAAGCTCCCTTGGTCAACGTCCCTTAAACTCTAAAAACTCACACAAAACAAggattgattatttttatctaTCGAAACATTGCATCTTGTGTGGGGAAGTTGTTCAAGAATCTGCTCAACTATGCAACCGGTGCCTTCAAAATAAAAGTGCTGCTGCTGCAACCATTGTTTGGAAGACTTCAAAGTTGGAGAGAGAGATGCAACACCTAGCCACG ATATGCAGACACTGTGGTGGGGGAGACTGGGTGGTGCAAAGCGGAGTGAAATGCAATTCCCTTGCGTGCTCAGTCTTTTACGAGAGACGGAAAGTTCAGAAAGAGCTTCGTGGCCTCTCCTCCATTGCTACTGAGAGTGAGCTTTACCCTAAATGCATGGCTGAGTGGTTCTAA